In Astyanax mexicanus isolate ESR-SI-001 chromosome 5, AstMex3_surface, whole genome shotgun sequence, a single window of DNA contains:
- the tarbp2 gene encoding RISC-loading complex subunit tarbp2, producing the protein MNDEKSPASKRNSGCTSIEQMLAVNPGKTPISLLQEYGTRIGKTPVYDLLKAEGQAHQPNFTFRVSVGEISCTGQGPSKKAAKHKAAEAALKMLKGGMLGGLGENGMEGDGFVGIDMSLDGDGSQSEIKSSSSSQQAECNPVGALQELVVQKGWRLPEYTVTQESGPAHRKEFTMTCRVERFVEIGSGTSKKLAKRNAAAKMLARIHDVPVDLRSTHEVEAEEDTFNVHMSGRLEGGKCKSFGCTWDSLRNSAGEKILQLRSHPLGLPNSNFCSLLHDLSEEQRFDVSYLDIEERSLSGLYQCLVELSTQPITVCHGFAPSQDAARASAAHNALQYLKIMAGGK; encoded by the exons ATGAATGACGAGAAAAGCCCGGCTAGTAAGAGAAACTCTGGGTGTACCAG TATTGAGCAAATGCTGGCTGTGAACCCCGGAAAGACACCCATCAGTCTGCTGCAGGAATATGGAACGCGGATAGGCAAGACACCAGTGTACGACCTGCTGAAGGCCGAGGGCCAGGCCCACCAGCCCAATTTCACCTTCCGCGTGTCTGTGGGAGAAATCAGCTGCACGGGCCAGGGCCCCAGCAAGAAGGCTGCTAAACACAAGGCTGCAGAAGCCGCGCTGAAGATGCTGAAAGGAGGGATGCTGGGAGGGTTAGGGGAGAACGGCATGGAGGGAGATGGGTTTGTTGGAATAGACATGTCCTTGGACGGAGATGG CTCCCAGTCAGAGATAAAGTCTTCCAGTTCCAGCCAGCAAGCTGAGTGTAATCCAGTCGGTGCTCTGCAG GAGCTGGTGGTGCAGAAAGGCTGGCGTTTACCCGAATACACCGTCACACAAGAGTCTGGGCCTGCACACCGCAAAGAGTTCACCATGACCTGCAGAGTGGAGAGATTTGTTGAAATTG GCAGCGGTACATCAAAGAAGCTAGCGAAGCGAAATGCAGCAGCCAAGATGCTGGCCCGGATCCACGACGTGCCTGTAGACCTGCGCAGCACTCATGAAGTGGAGGCAGAAGAGGACACCTTCAACGTG CACATGAGTGGCAGGTTAGAGGGCGGGAAGTGTAAGAGTTTTGGATGTACGTGGGATTCTTTGCGGAATTCAGCTGGGGAGAAGATTCTGCAGCTGAGGAGTCATCCTTTAGGCCTTCCCAACTCCAACTTCTGCTCTCTGCTTCACGACCTCTCTGAAGAGCAGCGCTTTGACGTCAGCTATCTGGATATAG AGGAACGTAGTCTCAGCGGTCTGTACCAGTGTCTAGTGGAGTTGTCCACTCAGCCCATCACCGTGTGTCATGGTTTCGCCCCCAGTCAGGATGCAGCACGAGCCAGTgcagcacacaacgctctccagtACCTCAAGATCATGGCCGGAGGAAAGTAA